The following proteins come from a genomic window of Bacteroidota bacterium:
- a CDS encoding histidine kinase, producing MPTFIFMAVLVFTIYKRRVAIIRKEEAAKTKIAMQQAEQEMKVLRAQMNPHFIFNALNSIHNCILQRDTLTAANSLTKFSRLVRKILDNSLQSTISLESELATLELYIQIEQLRFNTKFEYTITVDPAIDPASTMVPPLILQPFVENSIWHGLMPSEKKGSIMVEVSRKGEHLHFTISDNGIGREKAAQLKAKSENQHTSWNCYYQRERLNMYNENQGNSNSLLLLICIMSYMELAGTKVEFELVV from the coding sequence ATGCCTACTTTTATTTTTATGGCGGTATTGGTATTTACTATTTATAAACGAAGAGTTGCCATCATAAGGAAAGAGGAAGCGGCAAAAACGAAAATTGCAATGCAACAGGCGGAACAGGAAATGAAAGTACTCCGGGCACAAATGAACCCGCATTTTATTTTTAATGCCCTCAATTCTATTCATAATTGCATTTTGCAAAGAGATACCTTGACAGCAGCTAACAGCTTAACCAAATTTTCCAGGCTGGTAAGAAAGATACTTGATAATTCCCTGCAAAGTACAATTTCGCTGGAATCAGAATTGGCGACCCTTGAATTATACATTCAGATTGAACAATTACGTTTTAATACTAAGTTTGAGTACACCATTACAGTAGATCCGGCTATCGATCCTGCAAGCACGATGGTGCCGCCCCTCATCCTCCAGCCATTTGTGGAGAATAGTATCTGGCATGGATTAATGCCCTCTGAAAAGAAAGGCAGCATCATGGTAGAAGTTAGTAGAAAGGGAGAGCACCTGCACTTTACCATATCAGATAATGGCATCGGCAGAGAGAAAGCTGCTCAATTGAAAGCGAAGAGCGAAAATCAACATACCTCATGGAATTGCTATTACCAGAGAGAACGGTTGAATATGTATAATGAGAACCAGGGCAATTCGAATTCTTTATTATTATTGATTTGTATAATGAGCTACATGGAGCTGGCAGGAACGAAGGTAGAGTTTGAGTTAGTGGTTTAG
- a CDS encoding LytTR family transcriptional regulator DNA-binding domain-containing protein, protein MIYCKASNNYTEIYLTGKNKKVISKTLQGSKPCFPVLFFRAHDSYLVNFRFIREFRNEGEAGIAYSCRRTPR, encoded by the coding sequence ATTATTTATTGCAAAGCTTCCAATAATTATACGGAAATATATCTGACAGGGAAAAATAAGAAAGTGATTTCAAAAACGCTCCAAGGCTCGAAGCCCTGCTTTCCGGTTTTATTTTTCAGAGCACACGATAGTTATCTTGTGAATTTCCGCTTTATACGTGAATTCAGGAATGAAGGGGAGGCCGGTATCGCTTATTCTTGCCGAAGGACACCGCGTTGA
- a CDS encoding caspase family protein: MNGNEMKMKRAKKKEYHFDEMLSIPDTISEIHCVYSDIYDNIDTAYIIIQRLGPENSGILSLINPPGFISEEVKEVYIDSDREREVLFKGKIQSQYTIVNVTVNGVTAVVSKVFGRSYEFEANISVTPLDTLVNVVYEIEGEESQTLQFKIEQKDAKLSTQQTSGRTWVVIISNSIYDNYTDLEGVNKDVNALSNSLQGYQIQRIIRKHNLKHKEMSSFLSKELKRKVEDAQVKTLILWYAGHGEPSGDGEDSYWIPVDAKQNMDGEGYLSLRGLQQDLNNINGLNNLLVISDACNTGLAFIDKKRGSESFGTCELYEPEPGKSYYVLTSALADNTSDNSVFAEMFSEYLSNPGKKNSNCVNLLDVANIVQEKLQKFQDVQFGQLRGLDQRKNPSFFLEKKR; encoded by the coding sequence ATGAACGGTAACGAAATGAAGATGAAGAGAGCAAAAAAAAAGGAGTATCACTTTGATGAAATGCTATCTATTCCGGATACGATTTCTGAAATCCATTGTGTATATAGTGATATTTATGATAACATTGACACTGCATACATTATTATCCAGAGGTTAGGTCCTGAAAACAGTGGTATATTGTCATTAATAAATCCACCCGGTTTCATTAGCGAAGAAGTAAAGGAAGTTTACATTGATAGCGATCGGGAAAGAGAGGTACTCTTTAAGGGTAAAATACAGTCTCAGTATACAATCGTAAATGTTACTGTGAATGGCGTTACCGCCGTTGTTTCAAAGGTTTTCGGCAGATCGTATGAGTTCGAAGCGAATATTTCAGTTACTCCTTTAGATACATTGGTAAATGTTGTCTATGAAATTGAAGGGGAAGAAAGCCAAACACTGCAATTTAAAATTGAACAGAAGGATGCGAAGTTGAGTACTCAACAAACGTCAGGAAGAACGTGGGTTGTAATTATTTCTAATTCCATTTATGATAATTATACTGATCTGGAAGGTGTCAATAAGGATGTGAACGCACTAAGCAATTCGTTGCAGGGGTATCAGATTCAGAGAATTATTCGTAAGCATAATCTGAAGCATAAAGAAATGAGCTCTTTTCTGTCGAAGGAACTGAAAAGAAAAGTTGAGGATGCGCAGGTAAAAACATTGATTTTATGGTATGCGGGTCATGGTGAACCTTCGGGAGACGGAGAGGACTCTTATTGGATACCGGTTGATGCAAAGCAAAACATGGATGGAGAAGGCTATTTATCGCTGAGGGGTTTACAACAAGATCTCAATAATATTAATGGTTTAAATAATCTGCTTGTCATTTCGGATGCCTGTAATACGGGATTAGCTTTTATCGATAAGAAAAGAGGCAGTGAATCATTTGGAACGTGTGAGCTATATGAGCCTGAACCGGGAAAAAGTTATTATGTCTTAACATCCGCTCTTGCCGATAATACGAGTGATAATTCAGTTTTTGCAGAGATGTTTTCTGAATATCTTTCTAACCCCGGGAAGAAAAATTCGAATTGTGTTAACTTGCTGGATGTTGCAAATATTGTTCAGGAGAAACTGCAGAAATTTCAGGATGTCCAGTTTGGACAGTTAAGAGGTCTCGACCAACGTAAGAATCCTTCCTTTTTCCTTGAAAAGAAGAGATAA
- a CDS encoding histidine kinase: MYFTKDTMTASSSLTKFSRLSKANIGELRQLLFLLETELSTLELYIQLEQMRFNTKFDYKISIEPGIDMNEFPFASHPPAICGEVVSGMD, from the coding sequence TTGTATTTTACAAAAGATACAATGACGGCTTCCTCCAGTCTTACGAAGTTTTCCCGCTTGAGTAAGGCGAATATTGGAGAGCTCCGTCAGCTATTGTTTCTCTTGGAAACGGAACTTTCTACTTTGGAACTATATATTCAGTTAGAGCAAATGCGTTTCAACACAAAATTTGATTACAAGATCAGCATTGAACCGGGCATTGATATGAATGAGTTTCCGTTCGCCTCTCATCCTCCAGCCATTTGTGGAGAGGTAGTATCTGGCATGGATTAA